From a region of the Nocardioides ginsengisegetis genome:
- a CDS encoding cell division protein SepF has product MSGSMRKIGEYLGLLEDTGRYDNEYDEYETQDVPTVAPARAAKAREPRPAPVSDLSERRRPTPAPTGVVAELSRITTLHPRTYNEARTVGENFRDGVPVIMNLSEMDDNDAKRLVDFAAGLVFATRGTIERVTNKVFLLSPPNVTVAAEDKQRIAEGGFFNQS; this is encoded by the coding sequence ATGAGCGGCTCGATGCGCAAGATCGGCGAGTACCTCGGACTGCTCGAGGACACCGGCCGGTACGACAACGAGTACGACGAGTACGAGACGCAGGACGTGCCCACCGTGGCGCCGGCGCGTGCCGCCAAGGCCCGCGAGCCCCGTCCCGCCCCCGTGTCCGACCTGTCCGAGCGTCGTCGCCCGACGCCCGCCCCCACGGGAGTGGTTGCCGAGTTGTCCCGCATCACGACGCTGCACCCGCGCACCTACAACGAGGCGCGCACGGTGGGCGAGAACTTCCGCGACGGCGTCCCGGTGATCATGAACCTCTCCGAGATGGACGACAACGACGCCAAGCGCCTGGTCGACTTCGCGGCCGGTCTGGTCTTTGCCACGCGTGGCACGATCGAGCGCGTGACCAACAAGGTCTTCCTGCTCTCCCCGCCCAATGTCACGGTCGCCGCCGAGGACAAGCAGCGGATCGCCGAGGGCGGCTTCTTCAACCAGAGCTAG
- a CDS encoding YggS family pyridoxal phosphate-dependent enzyme, which translates to MSRRDEIAAGLASVRERIDRAATDAGRDPAAVQLVVVTKFFPAGDVRLLAELGVTDVGENRHQEAQEKAAECADLGLRWHFIGGLQSNKAAAVADWARVVESVDRVKLVGPLARGAQSHPLQVLLQVSLDPPDADGRSGCDADLLPALAARVEEEETLELRGLMAVAPLGEDPARAFARLSAIRAGFLADHPRADWLSAGMSGDLEHAVRHGATHVRVGSAILGSRPRVK; encoded by the coding sequence ATGAGCCGCCGCGACGAGATCGCCGCCGGCCTCGCCTCCGTCCGCGAGCGGATCGACCGGGCGGCGACCGACGCCGGCCGCGACCCGGCCGCGGTCCAGCTCGTCGTCGTGACGAAGTTCTTCCCGGCGGGCGACGTACGCCTCCTGGCGGAGCTGGGGGTCACCGACGTGGGGGAGAACCGCCACCAGGAGGCCCAGGAGAAGGCCGCCGAGTGCGCCGACCTCGGGCTGCGCTGGCACTTCATCGGCGGGCTCCAGAGCAACAAGGCCGCCGCGGTCGCCGACTGGGCCCGCGTGGTGGAGTCCGTCGACCGGGTCAAGCTCGTCGGGCCGCTCGCGCGCGGCGCGCAGTCCCACCCGCTCCAGGTGCTCCTCCAGGTCAGCCTGGACCCGCCGGACGCCGACGGGCGCTCGGGCTGCGACGCCGACCTGTTGCCCGCGCTCGCGGCGCGGGTCGAGGAGGAGGAGACGCTCGAGCTGCGCGGGCTGATGGCCGTGGCGCCGCTCGGCGAGGACCCCGCCCGGGCCTTCGCCCGGCTGTCCGCCATCCGTGCCGGGTTCCTCGCCGACCACCCCCGCGCGGACTGGCTCTCCGCGGGGATGAGCGGCGACCTCGAGCACGCCGTCCGGCACGGTGCGACACACGTGCGTGTCGGCAGCGCGATCCTCGGTTCGAGGCCGCGTGTCAAGTAG
- a CDS encoding laccase domain-containing protein, which translates to MFSYRDSCEGDVHVDVAFTDSTVDLQELRPGLATELPRVEEACGVRFARLHQVHGADVVPVDEPGPPPLEDVPTGDALVTATRGVGLMIRVADCVPVLLADPGAGVIGAVHAGRQGVALDVVGHAVDRMRDAGATAIVGWIGPHVCGGCYEVPDALRTEVAALVPSTWAQTTWGTPSLDLGAGVRSQLVAAGVRVTEVGRCTREDAGLHSYRRDGADAGRFAGLVWMS; encoded by the coding sequence GTGTTCTCCTACCGCGACTCCTGTGAGGGCGACGTCCACGTGGACGTCGCCTTCACGGACTCCACCGTCGACCTGCAGGAGCTCCGGCCCGGCCTCGCCACCGAGCTGCCCCGGGTCGAGGAGGCCTGCGGTGTCCGGTTCGCCCGGCTCCACCAGGTCCACGGCGCCGACGTGGTCCCGGTCGACGAGCCAGGGCCTCCGCCGCTGGAGGACGTCCCCACCGGCGACGCGCTGGTCACGGCCACCCGCGGCGTCGGGCTGATGATCCGGGTCGCCGACTGCGTCCCGGTCCTCCTCGCCGACCCCGGTGCCGGCGTCATCGGCGCCGTGCACGCCGGCCGGCAGGGCGTCGCCCTCGACGTCGTGGGCCACGCGGTCGACCGGATGCGCGACGCCGGCGCCACCGCCATCGTCGGCTGGATCGGCCCGCACGTCTGCGGCGGCTGCTACGAGGTCCCCGACGCGCTCCGCACCGAGGTCGCCGCGCTCGTCCCCTCGACCTGGGCGCAGACCACCTGGGGCACGCCCTCGCTCGACCTCGGCGCCGGCGTCCGGTCCCAGCTCGTCGCGGCCGGCGTCCGCGTCACCGAGGTGGGGCGCTGCACGCGCGAGGACGCCGGGCTGCACTCCTACCGGCGCGACGGCGCCGACGCCGGCCGGTTCGCCGGCCTCGTGTGGATGTCATGA
- the ftsZ gene encoding cell division protein FtsZ produces the protein MAAAQNYLAIIKVVGIGGGGVNAVNRMIEVGLKGVEFIAINTDAQALLMSDADVKLDIGRELTRGLGAGANPEVGARAAEDHADEIEEVIKGADMVFVTAGEGGGTGTGGAPVVARIARSLGALTIGVVTRPFAFEGRRRANSAEEGISQLRDEVDTLIVIPNDRLLSISDRSVSVLDAFKQADQVLLQGVSGITDLITTPGLINLDFADVKSVMANAGSALMGIGSARGEDRAVAAAEMAVSSPLLEASIDGAYGVLLSIAGGSDLGLFEINEAAALVAQAAHPEANIIFGATIDDALGDEVRVTVIAAGFDGGQPKKRDEGTVLRREPKPQQTQEETRAAAQQLATRRPEERVPAGAASRPAPSTASAPAAPAAPTFHPSTPRTEPAAQPPRQQPRQVQFDDDDLDVPDFLK, from the coding sequence GTGGCAGCAGCACAGAACTACCTGGCCATCATCAAGGTCGTGGGCATCGGTGGTGGTGGTGTCAACGCCGTCAACCGGATGATCGAGGTCGGGCTCAAGGGCGTCGAGTTCATCGCGATCAACACCGACGCGCAGGCCCTCCTCATGTCCGACGCGGACGTCAAGCTCGACATCGGCCGCGAGCTCACCCGCGGCCTGGGCGCCGGCGCCAACCCCGAGGTCGGGGCCCGGGCCGCCGAGGACCACGCCGACGAGATCGAAGAGGTCATCAAGGGCGCCGACATGGTCTTCGTGACCGCCGGCGAGGGTGGCGGCACCGGCACCGGCGGCGCGCCCGTCGTGGCCCGCATCGCCCGCTCGCTCGGGGCCCTGACGATCGGCGTCGTGACCCGCCCCTTCGCCTTCGAGGGTCGCCGCCGCGCCAACTCCGCCGAGGAGGGGATCTCCCAGCTGCGCGACGAGGTCGACACCCTCATCGTGATCCCCAACGACCGGCTCCTGTCGATCAGCGACCGCAGCGTCTCGGTCCTCGACGCCTTCAAGCAGGCCGACCAGGTGCTGCTGCAGGGTGTCTCGGGCATCACCGACCTGATCACCACCCCCGGCCTGATCAACCTCGACTTCGCCGACGTGAAGTCCGTCATGGCCAACGCCGGCTCGGCCCTCATGGGCATCGGCTCGGCCCGCGGCGAGGACCGCGCGGTCGCCGCCGCCGAGATGGCCGTGTCCAGCCCGCTGCTCGAGGCCTCCATCGACGGCGCCTACGGCGTGCTGCTCTCGATCGCCGGTGGCTCCGACCTCGGCCTGTTCGAGATCAACGAGGCCGCCGCGCTGGTCGCCCAGGCCGCGCACCCCGAGGCCAACATCATCTTCGGCGCCACCATCGACGACGCGCTCGGCGACGAGGTCCGCGTGACCGTCATCGCCGCCGGCTTCGACGGCGGCCAGCCCAAGAAGCGCGACGAGGGCACGGTCCTGCGGCGCGAGCCCAAGCCGCAGCAGACCCAGGAGGAGACCCGGGCCGCTGCCCAGCAGCTGGCCACGCGTCGCCCCGAGGAGCGCGTCCCCGCCGGGGCCGCCTCCCGACCGGCCCCGTCGACGGCGTCCGCTCCTGCCGCCCCGGCTGCCCCCACGTTCCACCCGTCCACGCCGCGCACCGAGCCGGCCGCCCAGCCGCCGCGTCAGCAGCCCCGCCAGGTCCAGTTCGACGACGACGACCTGGACGTGCCCGACTTCCTGAAGTAG
- a CDS encoding cell division protein FtsQ/DivIB codes for MRSPAPTEPSVDRTTIRSRKRFARRQWARRWLTWKPVLAFVLVLLVVVGGLWAVFFSSLLAVRGVDVTGATTVRAGQVRDAAAVPTGEPLARVDLDAVRRRVEALAVVKSADVTREWPDQVKITVEERVAVAVVEIGGRIRGMDEDGVVFRDYATAPPGLPHVRTSADTRSDALQEAARVISALPSDIAGIVDHVEVETVDQIKLVLRDGREVVWGSADESAQKAEVLSALLQHPARTYDVSVPGQPTTAGTPAP; via the coding sequence GTGCGTAGCCCCGCCCCGACCGAGCCCTCGGTCGACCGGACCACGATCCGCAGCCGCAAGCGCTTCGCGCGCCGGCAGTGGGCGCGCCGCTGGCTGACCTGGAAGCCGGTCCTGGCGTTCGTGCTCGTCCTGCTGGTCGTCGTCGGCGGGCTGTGGGCGGTGTTCTTCTCCTCGCTGCTGGCCGTCCGGGGTGTCGACGTCACCGGCGCGACGACCGTCCGCGCCGGCCAGGTCCGCGACGCGGCCGCCGTCCCCACCGGCGAGCCGCTCGCCCGCGTCGACCTGGACGCCGTACGCCGTCGGGTGGAGGCGCTCGCCGTCGTGAAGTCCGCCGACGTCACCCGCGAGTGGCCCGACCAGGTGAAGATCACCGTCGAGGAGCGGGTCGCGGTCGCGGTCGTGGAGATCGGTGGCCGGATCCGGGGCATGGACGAGGACGGCGTCGTCTTCCGCGACTACGCCACCGCGCCACCCGGACTGCCCCACGTGCGCACCAGTGCCGACACCCGCAGCGACGCGCTGCAGGAGGCCGCGCGCGTGATCTCGGCGCTGCCCTCGGACATCGCCGGCATCGTCGACCACGTCGAGGTCGAGACGGTCGACCAGATCAAGCTGGTCCTCCGCGACGGCCGCGAGGTCGTGTGGGGGAGCGCGGACGAGTCCGCCCAGAAGGCGGAGGTCCTCAGCGCCCTGCTGCAGCACCCCGCGCGGACGTACGACGTCTCCGTCCCCGGCCAGCCGACCACCGCGGGCACGCCCGCTCCCTGA
- the murC gene encoding UDP-N-acetylmuramate--L-alanine ligase, translated as MKVPVPDEILPADRLGRVHFVGIGGAGLSGIARIMLARGMAVSGSDGADSPTLEALRELGARVDLGHDAAQVHDVDTLVVSTAVREDNPEYQEAVRQGLRVLPRSAALAAVMADRRVLAVAGTHGKTTTTSLLTVALQAAGADPTYAVGGDLAQTGRNAAEGSSDLFVAEADESDGAFLVYRPHAAIVTNVEADHLDNWGTEEAYRAAFGEFVDRIDPAGFLVCIVDDEGAADLAALARSRGLAVVGVGESAAADVRASDLRFEGTTSSFTVHDGDVELGRVTLQIPGRHYVLDALAALTVGLRLGHDFDGLRAGLEGFTGTRRRMERKGEAAGVRVYDSYAHHPVEIAGDLQAGRAVAGEGRLVVAFQPHLVSRTRIFGAAMGEALGAADEVVVLDVYLAREDFDPEVTGALVAGHVPLPADRVAFVADFDEAPAELASRARAGDLVLTLGAGSITQIGPRVLEILEQRASGA; from the coding sequence ATGAAGGTCCCGGTCCCCGACGAGATCCTCCCCGCGGACCGGCTCGGCCGCGTCCACTTCGTCGGCATCGGGGGAGCCGGCCTGTCCGGCATCGCCCGGATCATGCTGGCGCGCGGCATGGCGGTCAGCGGCAGCGACGGTGCCGACAGCCCCACCCTCGAGGCGCTGCGCGAGCTCGGCGCCCGGGTCGACCTCGGTCACGACGCTGCGCAGGTCCACGACGTGGACACCCTCGTCGTCTCGACCGCGGTCCGCGAGGACAACCCCGAGTACCAGGAGGCCGTCCGCCAGGGCCTGCGCGTCCTGCCCCGCTCGGCCGCCCTGGCCGCCGTGATGGCCGACCGGCGGGTGCTGGCCGTCGCCGGCACCCACGGCAAGACCACCACGACCTCGCTGCTCACGGTCGCCCTGCAGGCCGCGGGCGCCGACCCGACGTACGCCGTCGGTGGCGACCTCGCCCAGACCGGCCGCAACGCCGCCGAGGGCAGCTCCGACCTGTTCGTCGCCGAGGCCGACGAGAGCGACGGCGCGTTCCTCGTCTACCGCCCCCACGCCGCCATCGTCACCAACGTCGAGGCCGACCACCTCGACAACTGGGGGACCGAGGAGGCCTACCGGGCCGCCTTCGGCGAGTTCGTGGACCGCATCGACCCGGCTGGATTCCTCGTCTGCATCGTCGACGACGAGGGCGCAGCCGACCTGGCCGCGCTCGCGCGCTCGCGCGGGCTCGCCGTCGTCGGCGTCGGGGAGTCGGCGGCCGCCGACGTACGGGCGAGCGACCTCCGCTTCGAGGGCACCACCTCGTCGTTCACCGTCCACGACGGCGACGTCGAGCTCGGCAGGGTCACCCTGCAGATACCCGGCCGCCACTACGTCCTCGACGCCCTGGCCGCACTCACCGTCGGCCTGCGCCTGGGCCACGACTTCGACGGCCTGCGCGCCGGCCTCGAGGGCTTCACCGGCACCCGCCGCCGGATGGAGCGCAAGGGCGAGGCCGCGGGCGTCCGGGTCTACGACAGCTACGCCCACCACCCGGTCGAGATCGCCGGCGACCTCCAGGCCGGTCGCGCGGTCGCGGGGGAGGGCCGCCTCGTCGTGGCCTTCCAGCCCCACCTGGTCTCCCGCACCCGCATCTTCGGCGCCGCCATGGGCGAGGCGCTCGGCGCGGCCGACGAGGTCGTCGTCCTCGACGTCTACCTCGCCCGCGAGGACTTCGACCCCGAGGTGACCGGCGCGCTGGTGGCCGGGCACGTGCCGCTCCCGGCCGACCGGGTCGCGTTCGTCGCCGACTTCGACGAGGCCCCGGCCGAGCTCGCCTCCCGCGCCCGCGCCGGCGACCTCGTGCTCACCCTCGGCGCCGGCAGCATCACCCAGATCGGCCCCCGGGTCCTCGAGATCCTCGAGCAGCGGGCGTCGGGTGCGTAG
- the murG gene encoding undecaprenyldiphospho-muramoylpentapeptide beta-N-acetylglucosaminyltransferase — MRVLLAGGGTAGHTSPLLATADALRRLDPDVEITCLGTPRGLETRVVPEAGYPLELVPPVPMPRRPGVELLKVPFRLRRTVKETLAIVDRIRPDVIVGYGGYVSVPAYLAARRRKLPLVVHEQNALPGMANKLGARLATRVAVSFPDTPLPRAEYVGLPIRTMISGLDRAAVRAEARAFFGLDPDRPTLMVTGGSQGSRKLNQSVSAAARALAEAGVQVLHVQGKHGGAEPELTDVPYVVLDYVDRMDLAYAAADLVVCRSGANTATEAAATGLPAIFVPLPIGNGEQDHNARPIVEAGGALLVADSAVTPEWVIATVPALAADTERLAAMGAAAAALIPRDADDKLARIIVEAAR, encoded by the coding sequence ATGCGCGTTCTCCTTGCCGGCGGCGGTACCGCCGGCCACACCTCGCCCCTGCTCGCCACCGCCGACGCCCTGCGCCGGCTCGACCCCGACGTCGAGATCACCTGCCTCGGCACCCCCCGCGGCCTCGAGACCCGCGTGGTGCCCGAGGCTGGCTACCCCCTCGAGCTGGTCCCGCCGGTCCCGATGCCGCGCCGGCCCGGCGTCGAGCTCCTGAAGGTCCCGTTCCGGCTGCGCCGCACGGTCAAGGAGACGCTCGCGATCGTCGACCGGATCCGGCCCGACGTGATCGTCGGCTACGGCGGTTACGTCTCGGTGCCGGCCTACCTCGCGGCCCGGCGCCGCAAGCTGCCGCTGGTCGTCCACGAGCAGAACGCCCTGCCCGGCATGGCCAACAAGCTCGGCGCCCGCCTCGCCACCCGCGTCGCGGTCAGCTTCCCCGACACCCCTCTGCCCAGGGCCGAGTACGTCGGCCTGCCGATCCGCACCATGATCTCCGGGCTCGACCGGGCGGCCGTCCGCGCGGAGGCGCGCGCGTTCTTCGGGCTCGACCCGGACCGGCCGACCCTGATGGTCACCGGCGGCTCGCAGGGGTCCCGCAAGCTCAACCAGTCGGTGTCCGCGGCGGCGCGGGCCCTGGCGGAGGCCGGTGTCCAGGTCCTCCACGTGCAGGGCAAGCACGGCGGTGCCGAGCCCGAGCTCACCGACGTCCCCTACGTCGTCCTCGACTACGTCGACCGCATGGACCTCGCCTACGCCGCCGCCGACCTGGTCGTGTGCCGCTCCGGCGCCAACACCGCCACCGAGGCCGCCGCCACCGGGCTGCCGGCGATCTTCGTGCCGCTGCCGATCGGCAACGGCGAGCAGGACCACAACGCCCGGCCCATCGTCGAGGCCGGCGGCGCCCTGCTCGTCGCCGACTCGGCGGTCACGCCCGAGTGGGTCATCGCGACCGTGCCGGCCCTGGCCGCCGACACCGAGCGGCTCGCCGCCATGGGCGCCGCGGCGGCCGCGCTGATCCCGCGCGACGCCGACGACAAGCTGGCGCGGATCATCGTGGAGGCCGCGCGATGA
- the ftsW gene encoding putative lipid II flippase FtsW, producing MTTANPEDTRRRTSGPLSWYVALRDALDRPLTSYYLLLGASGLLLVIGLIMVLSASSVYSYEQNDGNSYAVVERQLMWVSIGLPAAWVASRLPHRLIRGLTWPGYVISLVLLLLTAFVGVTINGNQNWLPLGPIVIQPSEIAKMALILWAAHVYAHKDRRLGSLHQVMMPVVPGMLLATGLVVFGHDLGTALVLFAILLGMLWVVGAPGRFFVLAISIVGVVAVFLAAASPERLARITNFADPFKDFHDTGWQPAHGLYALSTGGWFGQGIGASQQKWGDLPEAHTDFIFAVLGEELGLVGTLLVIGLFLTIAYAALRVARETADPFVRYASFGIVVWLLGQMIINVGMVLALLPVIGIPLPLVSYGGSSLVPTLVALGLLVGFARREPDAARALAQRRRDRSAGLSAGKVSGRSL from the coding sequence ATGACCACCGCCAACCCCGAGGACACCCGCCGTCGGACCTCCGGCCCGCTCTCCTGGTACGTCGCCCTCCGCGACGCCCTCGACCGGCCGCTCACGTCCTACTACCTGCTGCTCGGCGCGTCCGGGCTGCTGCTCGTGATCGGCCTGATCATGGTGCTGTCCGCCTCGAGCGTCTACAGCTACGAGCAGAACGACGGCAACAGCTACGCCGTCGTCGAGCGCCAGCTGATGTGGGTGAGCATCGGACTCCCGGCCGCCTGGGTCGCCAGCCGGCTCCCGCACCGCCTGATCCGCGGCCTGACCTGGCCCGGCTACGTCATCTCGCTCGTGCTGCTGCTGCTGACCGCCTTCGTCGGCGTGACGATCAACGGCAACCAGAACTGGCTGCCCCTCGGCCCGATCGTGATCCAGCCGTCCGAGATCGCCAAGATGGCGCTGATCCTGTGGGCCGCCCACGTCTACGCCCACAAGGACCGCCGACTGGGCAGCCTCCACCAGGTGATGATGCCGGTCGTGCCGGGCATGCTCCTGGCGACCGGGCTGGTCGTCTTCGGCCACGACCTCGGCACCGCGCTGGTTCTCTTCGCGATCCTGCTCGGCATGCTCTGGGTGGTCGGCGCGCCGGGCCGCTTCTTCGTGCTGGCGATCTCGATCGTCGGCGTCGTGGCGGTCTTCCTCGCCGCTGCCAGCCCCGAGCGGCTGGCCCGCATCACCAACTTCGCCGACCCGTTCAAGGACTTCCACGACACCGGCTGGCAGCCTGCCCACGGCCTCTACGCGCTCTCGACGGGCGGCTGGTTCGGCCAGGGCATCGGCGCCAGCCAGCAGAAGTGGGGCGACCTGCCGGAGGCGCACACCGACTTCATCTTCGCCGTGCTCGGCGAGGAGCTCGGACTGGTCGGCACGCTGCTCGTCATCGGCCTGTTCCTCACCATCGCCTACGCCGCCCTCCGCGTGGCCCGGGAGACCGCCGACCCGTTCGTCCGCTACGCCAGCTTCGGCATCGTCGTGTGGCTGCTCGGCCAGATGATCATCAACGTGGGCATGGTGCTCGCGCTCCTGCCCGTCATCGGCATCCCGCTGCCGCTCGTGTCCTACGGCGGCTCGTCCCTCGTGCCCACCCTCGTCGCCCTCGGCCTGCTGGTCGGGTTCGCCCGCCGCGAGCCCGACGCCGCCCGGGCCCTGGCCCAGCGCCGCCGGGACCGCTCCGCGGGGCTGTCGGCCGGCAAGGTGTCGGGCCGGTCGCTCTGA
- the murD gene encoding UDP-N-acetylmuramoyl-L-alanine--D-glutamate ligase: MTAPLHLGRHDSWDGVRAVVAGFGVSGFAATDNLLHLGATVSALDEQPADASTERAEKAELLEVLGADIRLGAGATATLPDDVDLLVTSPGWRPDAPLLAQARARGIPVWGEVELAWRLRDPNHDTPWLCVTGTNGKTTTVQMLDSILRAAGLRSVAVGNVGLPIVEAVMDPEPYDVFAVELSSFQLHYTDSMAAQAAAVLNVAEDHLDWYAGPSAMHDYAADKGRIYERVERACIYNVADPETERLVREADVQDGARAIGFTLGMPSVGMLGVVEDILADRAFIEQRDSSAAELCTLSDLASQAPHNVANALAAAALARAHGVSQAAVRDGLRAFRPDGHRIAVVGERDGITWVDDSKATNPHAAQSSLQAYESVVWIAGGLAKGARFEDLVLAVRDRLRGVVLLGRDRDVIAEALARHAPDVPVTTVEGGETRGEHGSMERVVEAAAALARPGDTVLLAPGCASMDMFTNYAERGDAFAAAVHRRID, from the coding sequence ATGACCGCCCCGCTCCACCTCGGCCGCCACGACTCGTGGGACGGCGTCCGCGCCGTCGTCGCGGGCTTCGGCGTCTCCGGCTTCGCCGCCACCGACAACCTGCTCCACCTCGGTGCGACGGTCTCCGCCCTCGACGAGCAGCCCGCCGACGCCTCCACCGAGCGCGCCGAGAAGGCCGAGCTCCTCGAGGTGCTGGGCGCGGACATCCGGCTCGGCGCCGGCGCCACCGCGACGCTGCCCGACGACGTCGACCTGCTCGTCACCTCGCCGGGCTGGCGTCCGGACGCGCCGCTGCTCGCCCAGGCCCGCGCCCGCGGCATCCCCGTCTGGGGCGAGGTGGAGCTCGCGTGGCGGCTCCGCGACCCGAACCACGACACCCCCTGGCTGTGCGTCACCGGCACCAACGGCAAGACCACGACCGTCCAGATGCTCGACTCGATCCTGCGCGCCGCCGGTCTGCGCAGCGTCGCCGTCGGCAACGTCGGGCTCCCGATCGTCGAGGCGGTCATGGACCCCGAGCCGTACGACGTCTTCGCCGTCGAGCTCTCCAGCTTCCAGCTGCACTACACCGACTCGATGGCCGCGCAGGCCGCCGCGGTCCTCAACGTCGCCGAGGACCACCTCGACTGGTACGCCGGCCCCAGCGCCATGCACGACTACGCCGCCGACAAGGGCCGCATCTACGAGCGCGTCGAGCGGGCCTGCATCTACAACGTGGCCGACCCGGAGACCGAGCGGCTGGTCCGCGAGGCCGACGTGCAGGACGGTGCCCGCGCGATCGGGTTCACCCTCGGCATGCCGTCGGTCGGGATGCTCGGCGTGGTCGAGGACATCCTCGCCGACCGCGCCTTCATCGAGCAGCGCGACTCCAGCGCCGCCGAGCTCTGCACCCTCTCCGACCTGGCCTCCCAGGCGCCGCACAACGTCGCCAACGCGCTGGCCGCCGCGGCGCTCGCGCGGGCGCACGGGGTCAGCCAGGCCGCCGTACGCGACGGCCTGCGCGCCTTCCGCCCCGACGGCCATCGGATCGCGGTCGTGGGGGAGCGCGACGGCATCACCTGGGTCGACGACTCCAAGGCCACCAACCCGCACGCCGCCCAGTCCTCGCTGCAGGCCTACGAGTCGGTCGTGTGGATCGCGGGGGGCCTCGCCAAGGGGGCCCGCTTCGAGGACCTCGTCCTCGCCGTGCGCGACCGGCTGCGGGGCGTCGTGCTCCTCGGCCGCGACCGCGACGTCATCGCCGAGGCGTTGGCGCGACACGCGCCGGATGTCCCCGTGACGACCGTCGAGGGGGGCGAGACTAGGGGCGAACATGGCTCCATGGAGCGCGTCGTGGAGGCGGCGGCCGCGTTGGCCCGACCCGGCGACACGGTCCTCCTGGCTCCGGGATGCGCCTCCATGGACATGTTCACCAACTACGCCGAGCGGGGCGACGCCTTCGCCGCCGCCGTGCACCGCAGGATCGACTGA
- the mraY gene encoding phospho-N-acetylmuramoyl-pentapeptide-transferase: MKAILLGGGLALLISLLGTRVAIHYFTQWGYGQEIRDDGPTSHHTKRGTPTMGGVVIISATVIAYFAAELITWTVPSASSLLLLFLFVGMGLVGFVDDFIKISKQRSLGLRSKAKMIGQTIVGVVFGILAISPALKDDRGKMPASLHVSFIRDFDSWALPAVLVVLLIWLMVTGTSNAVNLADGLDGLATGASVMVFGAYTLVNIWQNNQNCRISPGANCYDVRDPLDLAVVAAAITGACFGFLWWNASPAAIFMGDTGSLALGGALAGFAILTRTELLLIILGGLFVMETVSVMLQVTCFKVTKRLTGTGYRLFRIAPIHHHFENLGWEQVTVTIRFWIITGICVAAGLGVFYAEWVAGI; the protein is encoded by the coding sequence ATGAAGGCGATCCTGCTGGGCGGCGGCCTGGCGCTCCTCATCTCGCTGCTCGGCACCCGGGTGGCGATCCACTACTTCACCCAGTGGGGCTACGGGCAGGAGATCCGCGACGACGGACCCACCAGCCACCACACCAAGCGCGGCACCCCCACGATGGGTGGCGTGGTCATCATCTCGGCCACGGTCATCGCCTACTTCGCCGCCGAGCTGATCACGTGGACGGTCCCCTCGGCCTCGTCCCTGCTGCTGCTCTTCCTCTTCGTCGGCATGGGCCTGGTCGGCTTCGTCGACGACTTCATCAAGATCTCCAAGCAGCGCAGCCTGGGCCTGCGCAGCAAGGCCAAGATGATCGGCCAGACGATCGTCGGCGTCGTCTTCGGCATCCTGGCGATCAGCCCGGCCCTCAAGGACGACCGCGGCAAGATGCCGGCCTCGCTGCACGTCTCCTTCATCCGCGACTTCGACAGCTGGGCGCTGCCCGCGGTGCTGGTGGTCCTGCTGATCTGGCTGATGGTCACGGGCACGTCCAATGCCGTGAACCTCGCCGACGGCCTCGACGGGCTCGCGACGGGCGCCAGCGTGATGGTCTTCGGCGCCTACACGCTGGTCAACATCTGGCAGAACAACCAGAACTGCCGGATCTCGCCCGGCGCCAACTGCTACGACGTGCGCGACCCGCTCGACCTCGCGGTCGTGGCGGCGGCGATCACGGGCGCCTGCTTCGGCTTCCTGTGGTGGAACGCCTCGCCGGCCGCGATCTTCATGGGCGACACCGGCTCGCTCGCGCTCGGTGGCGCCCTGGCCGGATTCGCGATCCTGACGCGCACCGAGCTGCTGCTCATCATCCTGGGCGGGCTCTTCGTGATGGAGACGGTCTCGGTGATGCTCCAGGTCACCTGCTTCAAGGTCACCAAGAGGCTGACCGGCACCGGCTACCGGCTGTTCCGGATCGCCCCCATCCACCACCACTTCGAGAACCTCGGCTGGGAGCAGGTCACCGTGACGATCCGGTTCTGGATCATCACGGGCATCTGCGTCGCCGCCGGTCTCGGAGTCTTCTACGCCGAGTGGGTCGCCGGGATATGA